From Saimiri boliviensis isolate mSaiBol1 chromosome 20, mSaiBol1.pri, whole genome shotgun sequence:
CAATTGGTGACTCAGTCGAGGAAACCCACCCCCACGGACTCAACTCGGAGGGGTTCTGAGAACCTCAGGGCCAATTTCTGCTTCCTTGAGCTGTTCCTAGAGGGGTGAGGGCTCTTAACTAAGCTCTGGCTGTTTGAGCCAAGGCCATCATGGTGTGGAGATGGGCAGCAGCTGGGGTGGAGGGCAGGGACTCCCAGGAAGCCAAGGagtatggggaaactgaggcatagaagaGGTTTGGGTTTGTGTGAAAGCTTCAAGAGTTCTAGCACCTCACAGCCAGAGGGGCCATGGCCACACCTATGCACATCAGCATGGGACGCCTGAAATATCCCCAAGGGAGAGGGGGTTTAGGCCACACTTGGACTCGCCCAGGTCAAGGAGCCCAGGAACCACGGCCTCCAGGGGAAACCAAGAGTTTCAGATGAATCCAGGGCTTGACAGCAGAACCAATGAGAAAATCTAGTCACATGTCTACAGCATATCACTGTTAAAAATACCATTCTCTGCTATGCTAGGCAAGGAGGGATGATTGTTTATTAGCTTCTACAGATTGGACAATGGGGTAGGGGAGGGCTCAAGGTGAGATGATTTTGGGGTCCCAGTCTGCTCAGGGCAGGCATCCCAGTCTTCGGTCTCCAAATCCACCTCCCGCCTGTCCCCCCCACATTGCTGCTCAGGCCTGGTGGATCCATTGACGGTGATTTCTAAGGTTCAGGTCCCATGTCAGGCAGGAAGGGTGGCTACTGGGGCTGAGACCCCCACATTGCCTCGAGCCCTTGCCTCCTAACTGGCATCCCCGGGCACCACcaggggctgggccaggctgcTGTGCTGCACATAGCAGGAGTAGGGCGCTGTGTCGTTCGGGGGCACTGACACCACCACCCAGGCCTGGTAAGTGCCATTTCCACTGTAAAGAATGTCTCCCCCTGAGTCAGGCTCCTGCACCGTGCCGGCCCGAGTCCAGTGCACATCAATTTCCCGTGGGTAGAAGTCGTAGGCCAGGCACTTGAGTTTCTTGTTTTCTCCTGGGGCCTGGTGGCTGGTGACCACCACGGAGGGAGGATCTGTGGAGGGACAGAGCATGACACTGCAGGCTTGAGGTCGACTTCTCCGGGCCCAGGTCTCTTCCCACCCCGACCCCTGGATGTCAGCGATCAGCAGAGCTCTGAGCTCTAAGCTCTGCCCTTGACACCtgagacacttttcagaagatcAGGGAAGGCTGACGCTTTCCCAGTTCCTTCTCTGTTGGATCATGGAATATCCTGGCTCCGCTCTCACccagtccccaccccacccatgcATTGACTCGGACAGCAACAAGTTGTGAATGCTCCTTACATTCCCACGTTTCCCATGTCTCAGTGGGCCTTGGAGTTCTCCTCTCCCCGAGTCTCAGCCCAGCAGCTTGATTCAGCCCATGGCTCTATCCAGCAACCTCTTCCCTGCAGCACTGCACACTCctgagtctcactatgtctccAATCCAAGTCAGCTTGCAGCCATCAATTCCTCTCACACTGGCTGGGTCTCATCGTTCCGGAGCTGACATTTTACacacctcccttctctccagcacCCAGATGGGAGGCGTCATTGTAGAGAGAAACAACTATAGGACTTGGAATCTGAAGTCTGGAATTGGAGTCCTAGCTCTGCCTCTCACAAACAGTGTTACCCTAACCTCTCTGACCTCAAGCTCCTTGTCTGTCAACTGGAGATGATTTGGGGACACCCACCAACAAAGAATGGACTTCCTGGCACCTTCTGCCTGAAATTTTGAAGACGTTCTTTTCAGACCACAAATTATCATCCCAGGGAAGGAATGAATCCTGCAAGATGAAAGCTGGGAGTCTGAGGGAACATCCAGGAACAGGTAAGACCAGACTCAGATGTTGCCTGAGCTCCTAGCTGGAGATCATCTTTTATTCTGCACTTAGTACTGGGGAGCAGGGAGCAGTGAGTACCTTGCCGGTCCAGGATACTTTTGCTGTAGTTCAGGTATTTCCGCAGAGTCTCAGGGCACTCCTCCTCCAGGTAAGCCTTGGCCCGCAGCACATAGACTGGTTCTGCCTCCCACTTCTGCTTGGTGATGTGGGCTGCTGGGTCCAACGGGATCCAGGCTGGGATTTCTTTGTCGAATTTAATGTAGCCCCTTTCATCATAGGTATACTCCCAGGATGCTCCAGTGCTTCTGTTATTCTGGATCTCACAACCGAACCGTCCCTGCAAAGTGTGAGACCCTGAAAATTCCCCCGACCCCACAGAGAGACAGTCAGCCTGGTGAGAAATTCATTGAAATAACTTAGTCCTGCACATTTAgcaatccaaaagaaataaaagtttttgcaATTCAAGCATGCAATCTTTTTATCAAGGCAAATAAGTTACTactccaacacacagcagacagAGAGAGGCTAACAGTTTGGTTCAGCATTTCGGGCTTGTCTCAGTTGAGATGTGTTCCTCCTTAAGAAAGCTAcaagccgggtgctgtggctcatgcctgtaatcccagcactttgagaagctgaagtgagtggattgcttgagcccaggggttccagaCAAGCCAGGGTGACATGGCaaaatttcatctctacaaaaaatatataaattagcccaacatggtgttgcatgcctgtagtgccaactactcaggaggctgaggtgggagaatcaattcagcctgggaagtcaagactgcaatgagcc
This genomic window contains:
- the LOC101035916 gene encoding zinc-alpha-2-glycoprotein isoform X1, whose protein sequence is MVPVLLSLLLLLGPAVPQGTQDGRYSLTYVYTGLSKPVGDVPKFQAFGFLNDLSFFEYDSKDRRSRPLGLWRQVEGMEDWEQDSQLQKAREDIFMETLNDIMDYYNDSNGSSDSPASASQVAGITGSHTLQGRFGCEIQNNRSTGASWEYTYDERGYIKFDKEIPAWIPLDPAAHITKQKWEAEPVYVLRAKAYLEEECPETLRKYLNYSKSILDRQDPPSVVVTSHQAPGENKKLKCLAYDFYPREIDVHWTRAGTVQEPDSGGDILYSGNGTYQAWVVVSVPPNDTAPYSCYVQHSSLAQPLVVPGDAS
- the LOC101035916 gene encoding zinc-alpha-2-glycoprotein isoform X2 gives rise to the protein MVPVLLSLLLLLGPAVPQGTQDGRYSLTYVYTGLSKPVGDVPKFQAFGFLNDLSFFEYDSKDRRSRPLGLWRQVEGMEDWEQDSQLQKAREDIFMETLNDIMDYYNDSNGSHTLQGRFGCEIQNNRSTGASWEYTYDERGYIKFDKEIPAWIPLDPAAHITKQKWEAEPVYVLRAKAYLEEECPETLRKYLNYSKSILDRQDPPSVVVTSHQAPGENKKLKCLAYDFYPREIDVHWTRAGTVQEPDSGGDILYSGNGTYQAWVVVSVPPNDTAPYSCYVQHSSLAQPLVVPGDAS